The genomic DNA CCTATAGAATTGTTTATTAGTCCACGTGGGTTTGCTAAACTAGTCATTGCTTTGGCGCGTGGTAAAAAACTATACGATAAGCGTCAGACTATTAAAGAGAGGGATTTGGAGCGATCTGGGCAGATATGATCCACAAGATTATATGCCATGGCTGTAAGGAAGTTTTGCAGAAGGTCTAATATATTAATCTTGAAATTGAAATGATGTATCACCATGTAAGTACCCATTTAGTAGCCTTCTTTTTACTCAACTTCATTGTACGAGTGGAGGCAAATGCTGCTGTTTCATTTAGTTTGAAAAAAATAAAAAAGGGAACTTATGAAGAAAACCTTGCTGCATATAGGGTTGGGTTTTGCAAACGGCCTAAAGCGCCACAAAAAGCGCCATCTGTTCCATTGATATGTCCACTGGACCAAGTTACCCACTTGGCAAAACGTTTAGCAGCGCGTAAGGCAGCTTATGAACATATGAACCAGATAAAGGGTCATACCATACAGCTCTATATGGGCAGCAGCAGAACCGCAGCATTAAAAGCACAAGATTTGGCCAGTAGTTTTACCTATCCTTCTAAACTCTACTATAGGCAACCCCATTATACGGTACAACTTGGTTTTTTTGCAGATCGACTAGAAGCCTATTTTGTCTACTTGACTTTAATAAAACAGATACCTGGTGCTATGATTCGTCCTTGTATGCGTACTAGGAAGGATTATGTAGCAGCTACCCTGCAGTCTCATGGACCGGTGTTGTCTGAGCCTATGACTGGTGGCCTGTCTTAATGGTAAGCAGGGTGATGCTTGAAATCTTGTGCGCTATTCAATATTTTTGATTAATTTTGTCTACTGTGCAGCCATCATTTTCTAGTGGTTTGGGCTGCCTTTGTGTTTTTGAATAAATTGAAACTTTGTGCGTATGTGCACAAAGCGATTAAATTATGGCTATGCGTTTTGGTATTGCTCGGTTGAGCTATTTTTTTGCATTATTTGCTTTGGTATGGATTACAGCTTATGGTAAACGTCATCCTACTAGCGCCCGCCCAAGTAAAAAAAGTTTGACCACAGGGCGTCTTTTTAATCAACCAGATACCCTTGCCGTGGTCCCCGTTAAGGGTGAGTCGCCTATTCCAGGTATGATCTATGTAGAAGGGGGCTATATGATCATGGGCAATTTAAGCGAAGATAAGCTTGGTACTGGAGGGTGTTGCGCCAAGCCGGTTACGGTAACTTCTTTTTATATGGACCAAACGCCTATTACCAATTTGGATTATAGAGAGTATTTGGATGATTTGCGAAAGAGTGGTTTGATGGAAGCATATAATGCTGCTATGCCCAATCAGAAGGTTTTTGTAGAGGATTTTAGCTATAATGACCCTTTAACAGATCAAGATAGTTACTTCAATATGCCTGACTTTATGTATTACCCTGTTGTGGGTGTAAGTTGGGAGCAAGCTACAGCATATTGCAAGTGGCGCACTAAAAAGATACAGGAGCTCATTAAGCAGAAAGGCAAAGGCAAAGGCAAAGCAGGTTCAGCTGGCCAGACTGATACCGGTTATGTCAGTGATGAAGATCAGAAAAAGCCTGTAGATCAAGACAATAGTGAGCCAATCGTACAGGGGCTTCCTGTAGTGCGTTTGGCTACCGAAGCAGAATGGGAATATGCTGCGCGTGGCATAGTGGGGACAGTGAGTATAGACTATTTGCAACGCCATCAGCGCACTTATCCTTGGGATGGCTCTTCGCCAAGGGGAAAAAATGGTCAATTTTTAGCTAATTTTAAAAGAGGCAGAGGTAATTATAAAGGTGTAACTGGCGCCTCTGACCATGCGGCACCTACTTCTTATGTATATGCTTATCCTCCAAATGATCTGGGCCTTTATGATATGGTGGGCAATGTTTGTTGTTGGGTAAGTGATACTTATAGACCACTTTCCTTGCAAGATACCAGTGATTTAAATCCTATTAGGCGGGATGGACGGTTGGACCCTGCTAGCAGCTACAATGCTACCGATAAAGTCTCCCTTATCAATGATGATGCTAGAGTATATAAGGGGTGCTCTTGGGCTGATTCTGCCTATTTTTTACAAATAGGTACCCGACGCTATTTGAATAAAGATGCTGCTTCAGCTAGAATTGGATTTCGATGTGTAGTGTCTAGCTTGGGGCGATAATAAACTGCTTGTGCAACTCGTTGTTATGCCTCTACTACAGCTATGGTTGCAACGCTTACTTTTGCTATACCTGCTGTTAAAAGTGCATCGGTGCAGGCTGTTAATGTAGCTCCTGTAGTCAGAATATCATCTACAAGCAGAAGATGTTTGTCTGCTAGTAAAGCGGGTTGTATTACTTTAAAAGCGCCTGCTAGATTGGCCATGCGTTCTATTTTATTTTTAGTGGTTTGCGATGGCGTATAGCGGATCCGTTCTACACATTTTGTATGCAAGGGGAGGTTCAATGCAGCAGAAAGTCCCTTTGCAAAAAAATCACTTTGATTGTAACCCCGTTCTTTGAATCTCTTCGGGTGTAAAGGAATGGCTACAATTCCATCAATGGTTTCCATAATTGGTGCCTGATGGAGGATATTGCCATAGTGCCATCCTAGCATCTCTCCAATTTTGGGTTGGTTTTTATACTTCATCGCAAAAAGCACCCGTTCGAGGTGGCTCTGCTTTCTTAACTTGTACAGGGCAAATCCATAGGTTATGGTTGTTTTACCTAGAAAATGGTTGGTGATGGCATTATCTACCAATGTATGCGCATTTGTTTCTGGAAATGAACTAAAACAAATGGTGCAAATCAATGTTTCTCCTTGTACAAGCTTGTGGTTGCACCCTACGCATATGGGAGGGAAAAGCAAATCCAATAGTCCGGTTATAAATCGTTTCATGGTATATGCAGGATCACTTTACATGGCTTGATAACATCGTTTTTGTATTTTTGTAATTTCGGTAGTCTTATTCATTTAACCAATGGTGTTAATTTAAGAAAAAACGCTATATTTTTTTTATGCTCGATAGAACCATTCCACCACAGTTTCAGGAGATTGAACCCATCCGTTTTCCATGGCCAAAGCGGCATATGTTGGGCAATGACATTCCGCTGTATGTCCTTGATATGGGTAGTCAACCCATTATAGAGTTAGAGTTGATTTTTAAATCGGGTAGTTGCCATGAGTTGCATCCAGGTGCAGCTTATTTTACCGCTGCTATGCTACTTGAAGGTACTGCAACCAAAACCTCTCAAGATATTGCCCATATGATCGACTATTATGGTGCAACCATTGGTACACGTGTACAAAAAGACTTTTGCATCATCTCTCTTTCTACACTTGTTAAGCACCTTAATCCCTTGCTAGATTTATTGGTCGAGCTACTATTAACCGCTAGTTTTCCTGAAAAATCACTCCAATTGCTAAAAAATGTAAAAACGCAAGCCATTCAGATGGCCGATAAAAAAAACCATCAGGTAGCCTATAAGCGGTTTTGTACAGCACTTTTTACAGCAGCACATCCGTATGGAAGGCATTTAACCGTGCAAGAGATTGCAGCCATTCAACGAAGCGATTTACAACACCATTATGAACAATTGTTGTTTACTGGCTGTGCTGCTTTTGTAAGTGGACAAGTGACTCCAGCTGCCTTACAATCCATTCAACAAGCCCTAGAACAGTTAACTGTAACAAAAGTTGTACAACCAGATCAAATCCCATCTGGCAATCTTCCTGAAAAAATAGATATAGCCGATGGGCAACACTTGCAATCTGCTATTGTAATTGGTAAAAAGTTATTGCTTAAAAAGGAAGCAGATTTTTTACCTATGGTGGTAGTCAATACGCTTTTAGGGGGATATTTCGGTTCTCGGTTGATGCGGAATATTCGAGAAGATAAAGGCTACACCTATGGCATCCATTCCAATATGGTTGCTTTATTACAAGCTGGTTATCTGTCTATTACTACAGAAGTAGCCCAAGAAGTGACACAGGCAACCATCCAAGAAATCTATAAGGAAATAGCAATATTGCAACATGAACTTGTTGCAGAGGACGCTTTACAGAATGTTAAAAATTACCTCCTAGGCCATTTTTTAACCACAATCAATGATCCCTTTTCCATCATGCAAAAGTTTCAGGCAGCCTACTTGCATGGTTTGGATCAAAGTTATTATACTGCATTTTACCATCAGGTTCGTGACATAACTCCTCTAGAAGTTAGAAACTTAGCACAAAAATACTTATCTTTAGATTCCTTTACAGAAGTAGTTGTGCGTTGATGCACCTGACTGTATAAGATGAGGCGTTGCCCTATAGCGCTTCCTTTCCTCTTTAATTTGCATTTGATGCAATAAGAGGGTATATTTGAAGCCTTTAGTTTTTTTGTATACGGTCCTCAAAATTTTTTTGTTGGTTCAACTTTTTCTTTAAAAAAGCGTGGATTCTATTAGTTATAAAACAAAATATGCTAACAAGCAGAGCGTTAACAAGCAATGGGTTGTTGTTGATGCTTCATTTCAGCCATTGGGTAGGTTTGCTAGCCAGCTTGCTTACCTCATTCGTGGAAAGCATAAGCCTGATTTTACGCCTCATGTGGATGGGGGAGACCATGTTATTGTCTTGAATGCGGATAAAATAGCTTTATCGGGTAATAAATCGGTTAAAAAAACCTATACCACTTATTCCGGTTATCCTGGGGGGTTAAAGCGTGCTACGCTTCAGGAAGTTCAAGCTATTAGTCCTAGGCGTGTAATAGAGCGTGCTGTAAAAGGTATGTTGCCTAAAAATAGATTGGGAAGAAGGTTGTTTCACAATCTACATGTTTGTCAGGGGGATATTCATCCATATGCAGCTCAAAAGCCAACCCCAATAACCCTAAAATACTAATTATTAACCCATGGAAACAGTCAATGCAGTAGGGCGAAGAAAGACCGCCGTGGCTAGGGTCTATCTTGTACAAGGGACAGGAGATATTCTCATTAATCATAAGCCGCTTTTAGATTATTTTCCAGTAGAAGAAATTAGCTTAATTGTCAAGCAACCTTTGGAAAAATTGGATAAGGCAGGCCAGTATAATTTAAAGATTAATGTTGTTGGTGGAGGGTTACGTGGGCAGGCGGAAGCCATTCGTTTGGGTATTGCCAGGGCGCTTTGTAAACTGGATTTAGAAAACAATAGGCCGATACTCAAGAAAGAAGGGTTTTTAACCAGGGATGCTAGAATAGTGGAACGTAAGAAGTATGGTCGTAAAAAGTCGAGAAAGAAATTCCAGTTTACAAAGCGTTAGGCCTATTCTCATATAATAGTTATTATTTGTTATTACCCATAATGATAAAGTTAGAATTCAAAGCACTACTTGATGCGGGTGTCCATTTTGGCCATCTGACTAGGAAATGGAATCCTAAGATGGCTCCTTTTATTTTTATGAAGCAGAATGGTATACATATCATTGACCTAAACAAAACGATTACCTGTATGCAAGAAGCTGCTTTGCAGCTTAATGCAATGGCACAAGCTGGGAAAAAGATTTTGTTTGTCGCTACTAAGAAGCAAGTTAAAGCTTCTGTAGAGCAGGCAGCGCAGGATTTGGGTATGCCCTATGTTACAGAACGATGGCTCGGTGGTACACTGACTAATTTTGTAAATACGCGCAAGCTATTAAAACGCATGCTTTCCATAGAAAAAAACATGCATATGGCTGCTTATAAAAATTTAGCAAAAAAAGAAAGGTTGGTCATTGCGCGGGAGCAGGAAAAGCTCAGTAGAATACTGCAGGGACTGGCCAATGTTACAAGGCTTCCATCTGCACTGTTTGTCATTGATATCAAGGAAGAGCATATTGCTGTTGAGGAAGCGCGCAAATTGGGTATTCCTGTTTTTGCCTTGGTAGATACCAATACAAATCCAGATTTGGTTGATTTTCCTATTCCTGGTAATGATGATGCCTTCCGTTCTGTTGATATTGTAGTCCGTTATCTTGCTACTGCCATTAAGGAAGGGGTAGCGGCCTATAGAAAAGAGAAGGCAGAAACAGCTCCTAAAAAAGAAGAAGAGGCTGCTGCTCCTTCAGCTACTAAAGTAGTAGCTAAAAGAGGCATAAAAGTGGTACAGGGCGTGGTAGTGAAGAAATCCGCTCCTGCTAAAGCTAAAGTGGCTACGCCTGTAGATAAGGGTAAAGTGGCTGCAGCTGCTGCGCCGCTTAAGGAGCAGACAGAAAAGGAAAAATAATATTGGGACATTTCTCTAACATTAATATATGGTCATTACAGCGCAAGAGGTAGCTGCACTTAGGAAGAGAACAGGTGCAGGGATGATGGATTGTAAAAAAGCATTGATTGCAGCAGAGGGTGATTTTGAGCAAGCTATTGACTTGCTCAGAAAGAAAGGGCAAAAGGTATTTGCAGATCGTGCAGCACATGATGCAAGTGAAGGTGCTGTTTTTGCTTGTTCAAGTTCGAATCATCAAGAATCTTTCTTATTGGTGTTGAACTGTGAGACCGACTTTGTAGCTAAAAATGAATTGTTTTTGCAGTTGGGTCAAGCAATTTTGGAAGTTGCAGTGGTGCATAGGCCAGATTCTCTGGCTGCACTAGAAGCCTTACCATTGGGTCATGGAACTGTTCAGGAGGCTATTGTGGCATCTACTGGAACTACTGGTGAAAAAATTACAATTTCTACCTATGAAACATTAGCAGCTGAGGTAACGGTTCCTTATATCCATACTGGTAATCGGTTAGCTGTATTGGTCGGATTACAAGGCGCTCAGGGTGAGCAGGTGATTGCTGCGGGTAGAGATGTTGCCATGCAAATAGCTGCTATGAATCCCGTAGCGGTTGATAAAGATCAAGTAGACCAGGCGATCGTGGAGAGGGAATCGGCTGTTATTCAGGCGCAGCTTATGGAGGAGGGGTGTGATGGAGCCAAGGCAGAGAAAATCACACAAGGTAGGTTACATAAGTTTTTTCAGGAAAATACATTATTGCAGCAACCATTTGTAAAAAATGGTAAGTTGACTGTAGCTCAATATCTTCAAACAATTGCTCCAACCTTAACTGTTACTGCATTCAAGCGCATTGGCGTGGGTGCATAGCCTTTCCTTTTATACTCAAGAAGCCACTTGTTGCTTAGGTGCATGAAGTGGCTTTTTCTACTTTTATTTATTTCCTTACCATTTGTTTTTTAGCCAAAAGAATGCATACTTTGTATGCGTTCAACCGATAAAAAGTCTGGCCGGCCATAGTAGTAAACTTTTTGCGGAGGGTGTGATTTTTTGCCCATTTTTTTCTTGATAAAAAAGTGGGCAAAAATCATTATTAGTCAGTGGCGTGAACAGACAATGGCGCGGGCTTAAGAGATAAATATTATTGACTGTTAAATAGAATAGCATTTTTTACATGGAGTATTGGTATACGCAGCACTTATGGCTACCGATAAAAGATTTGGCGCGCAGTAAAGGCAATGAAATAATCTGTTGTTCAGCGGGAAAAACAGAACTTGCCCACTAATGTGGGCTTCAAACAGGCTGTTTTTCTAATCCGCTGAAAAACAGATTATTTAAAGACTTCCGCTTTACTGAAGCGCCGCATTCCTTTATCGGTGGCCACAATAGCTTTTCTTATCATTATCAGCCCCCGCGTCTCCTTCGATAAAAAATGGCGCTCTAGTAGGCCTCTTGCAAAACCTACTTTGTGATGAGCAATTTTTAGGAGAAGTGTAGTCGAGCACCGCAGAATACTTAATGTATTTGAGGAGCATAGACAAGCTTCGACACCAAAATTGCCATTAGAAATAGGTTTTGCAAGAGGCCTAGTAAAACACTAACCCCTAAGCGATATCTTTTTCAGCGGGGGCCCAGCCACAGGCGTGTAATGAAGTTCCTTAAAAAACTAGAAAAAATGCGTTTTCAACCACAGTGCTGAGTAAAAAAATAAGATAAATTCCTTAAGTTGACGCCATTGCGTGAACAGATGCTAACATGCATACCCTTATTAGAAATTAAGATTAACAACCCCTAAGAGGCAACTAAATGAGTAAAAAAGGACGTGTACTGGTAGCCATGAGTGGTGGCATAGATAGCTCTGTAGCCGCTGTGATGCTGCATGAGCAGGGCTATGAAGTAGTAGGCATTACCATGAAAACATGGAGTTATGCAGGCAGTGGTGGTAAGAAAAAAGAGACGGGATGTTGCAGCTTAGATGCCATCAATGATGCAAGGAATGTGGCAGTTGAATTGGGCTTCCCACATATTGTGGTGGATATACGAGAAGCATTTGGAGGCCACGTCATTGACCATTTTAAATCAGAATATCTAGCTGGTAGAACGCCCAATCCATGTGTATTGTGCAATACCCATATCAAATGGGATGCACTTTTGGCACGTGCCAATCAGTTGGATTGTGATTATCTGGCTACTGGTCATTATGCAAAAGTACGAGAAGAAGGGGGACGTTATATCATTTCCAAGGGCATAGATCCTAAAAAAGACCAATCCTATGCCCTATGGGGAGTCTCTCAAGAAAGCCTTAGCAGGACTTTACTGCCACTTGGTGGATTTACCAAATCTTTTATTCGTGCATTTGCTGCTGAACGTGGCTTCACAGATTTGGTTAATAAGTCTGAGTCCTACGAAATATGTTTTATTCCCGATAATGATTACCGTGGATTCTTAAAACGACAAGTACCTGGGTTAGAAGAAAAGGTTAAAGGTGGTGCATTTGTATTAGAGGATGGTACCGTAGTAGGACAGCATGAAGGCTATCCCTTTTATACCATTGGTCAACGGAAAGGGTTGCATATAGCCTTAGGTTATCCTGTATATGTAACAGCCATAGACAAGGAGACCAATCGAGTCGTATTGGGCACTTTTGACCAACTGCTTCGGGAGGGTATGTATGTAGATCGGCTTAATTTATCCAAATATATAGATCTAAAGGGCAAAAAACTGGATACCCTTACCAAGGTGAGGTATAACGACCCAGGAACCCCCGCTGTGATTGAGCAGGTAGGGGAGCAAATGCATGTATTTTTTGGTGCAGGTGTGCATGCCATTACTCCTGGCCAAGCTGCTGTTTTTTATGAAGCAGAAGATGTAATAGGAGGGGGATGGATTGTCTCTGCTTTTCAAAAAAAAAGCAGGGTATCTGTTCAGACAATGGTGTCAACTTAAGAGATAAATATTATTGACTATTAAATAGAACAGCATTTTTTATATCGAGTATTGGTATACCCAGCACTTATGGCCACCGATAAAAGATTTGGCTTAGCTATTGTATCTATTCACGTCACTGGTTAATAATGAATTGTATTCCACTTTTTTCTTGATAAAAAAGTGGACAAAAAATCAAGCCCTCGGTAAAAAGTTGGGGGACCTCACCCCTTACAGATGGAAAAACAGAAGTCGCCCGCTGCGCGGGCTTCAAAGGAATCTGTTTTTCCTAATCATCTGCAAGGGATGAGGCCTATTTCCCCACTTTTTACAGGGGCATTTTTCTACTATGGACATAGCGTTAAACGCATACGCTACGTTTGGCTGAAAAAACAAGTGGCTAGTCCATTACCAGCCCCCGCGTCTCCTTCGATAAAAAAATGGCGCTCTAGTAAAACACTAACCCCTGAGCGATATATTTTTCAGCCCCCACCCACGGCTGTGGGTTATACCTAAGCAAGAAACTTATTTATGGCGTTATGATATTTCTAAAAGTTTTGTACTATATTTTTCATTCAGGAGTGCTTTTGCAGTTATGATCGATTGTTTCCCTGGTGCTTAAAGTGCCCGTTTTTCAGCATGGTTTTGGATAGGAGCGGTTGAACCAATGGTGGTACTATAACCCCGATTAGAAGAATGTATTTATTTAGCTGTTCCAAGCTGAAGCACTTCTGTTTGTTATAATAAAATTATATAAATAGCATACTGTCATGCAAAAAGGAAAAAAAAGAGAATCATTGCACATTATTCATCCTAACGCAGCAGGTATTGATATAGGTTCGGAAATACATTATGTATGTGTACCTGAAGGCAGGTGTGAACAAAGAGTTCAAAAATTTAAGTGCTTTACAGAAGATCTCCATAATTTAGCAAAATGGTTGCAAGCCTGTGAAGTGACCACAGTAGCTATGGAATCAACCGGAGTTTACTGGATTCCGTTATTCCAAATATTAGATTCTTATGGTTTTAGTGTTCTATTAGTGAATGCAAAACATGTAAAAAATGTTCCTGGTAGGAAGTCAGATGTACAAGATTGTCAGTGGTTACAACAATTACATAGCTATGGTCTACTCCAAGGCTCTTTTAGGCCAGATGATGAGATCTGTGTCTTACGTAGCTACATTAGACAAAGAGAAAGTCTGGTCAAAACAGCAGCTATTCATATTAATCGTATGCAAAAAGCACTGTCTCAAATGAATCTTCAATTACACAAAGTAATAAGAGATATTACGGGTGTAACAGGTATTCGGATTATCGAATCGATACTGTCAGGCGAGCGCAACGCTGCTAAATTGGCTTCATTAAAAGACTGTAGAATTAAAAGCGATGAGGCTACGATTGCAAAAGCCCTGACAGGAGACTATAGAGCAGAGCATCTATTTTCTCTAAGGCAGGAGCATAGGCTATACCTTATATATCAGGAAGCAATAGCAGAATGTGATAAAGCTATTGCAGATTATTATAAACAATTTGAGACAAAATCTGATTCAGGCCCACCTTGTATTAAAAGCAAAGCTACTTCTACAAAAAACAAGCCGCAGTTTGGTCTGCATGAAGCATTATATCGCGTAACAGGCGTTGATTTTACGACAATTCCTGGCCTTAGCACTTTAACAGTACAAACTATTGTTTCAGAAGTTGGCATGAACCCGCATAAATGGCCAACAGACAAACATTTTTCTTCATGGCTAGGTTTAAGTCCTTCCAATAGAATAACAGGAGAAAAAGTAATAAGTACAAGAACACGTAAAGTAATTAATCGTGCTGCAAATGCCTTTAGAATGGCAGCACAAGCAGCATTAAATAGTAAAAGTGCCCTTGGGGCATATGGTAGAAGAATGAAAACCCGATTAGGAGCCCCTAAAGCGATTACTGCTACGGCAAGAAAAATAGCGAGTACTTTTTATAACATGCTAAAATTTGGGAAAGGCTATGTCGATAAAGGAATAGAACATTATGAAAAAAAATACAAAGAAAGGACCCTAAAATATTTAATCACAAAAGCAAAAGAATTGGGCTATGTAATGGTAAGCCAAACGGAAACATGTACTTGAAGTTTCTTAGAAGCGGATTAGAAAATCGTCTGTTTGAAGCCCGCTTGCGGGCTGAGTTCACGATTTTCCCGCTGAAAAATGTATCGATTCAGCTATTTACTATCGGGCCAGACTTTTTATCGAAGGAGATAAGGCGGCCAGCCAGAGGCGTGAATGGATACTAGCTATTTACTTATCGGGCCAGACTGTTTATCGAAGGAGACGCGGGGCTGGTAATTTTGGTTAGCCATTTGCTTTTTCAGAAAAGTGTAGCCATAGTGATGAATGGACACTAATATTTGGATAATTATAAAAATTTTTTTACCATTCATTATGGATGCTCTAGAACCCTTTTATTAAGTTGCTTTTTTGTTCGTCTTTATGGCGAGCGCTCTTGCTGCAGCTTTCTTTAAAGGGTGACTTTTTCTGTTTTTAGGAGTGTTTTTTGCATCTATTCAGCAATATGAAGGCATGCACTTTTTGTTGGGATTTTTGTCCACTTTCTTATCAACAAAAAAGTGGAATACAATTCATTACCAACCAATGATGTGAGCAGATACTAGTATGGCTGATCACCAACACCTTGTTCTGTTACACAGTGCACCAATCTAATGCTAAAACTTTACTAATCAGCATTATGTGTTTTTTATATAAACACTGCCTAAGCCTGCATATAAATTAAGGCATAGTCTGTATAACACCTAGCAAATATACAAATTATCTAAATAAAATAAAACAAATGCAATTCATAAAAAACAAAACATCGAAAAAATCGAAACTTTTAGTAACCAGCAGTCTGTTTATGCTAAATGGAAATATGTGTACCCAGCTTACAAAGCCACGATTTGACCAAAATCTCAAGAAATATGCTGCTAAAATCCAAACAATAGATACCTCAAAAAATAAGAGTATGGGCATTCATC from Cardinium endosymbiont of Philonthus spinipes includes the following:
- a CDS encoding SUMF1/EgtB/PvdO family nonheme iron enzyme → MAMRFGIARLSYFFALFALVWITAYGKRHPTSARPSKKSLTTGRLFNQPDTLAVVPVKGESPIPGMIYVEGGYMIMGNLSEDKLGTGGCCAKPVTVTSFYMDQTPITNLDYREYLDDLRKSGLMEAYNAAMPNQKVFVEDFSYNDPLTDQDSYFNMPDFMYYPVVGVSWEQATAYCKWRTKKIQELIKQKGKGKGKAGSAGQTDTGYVSDEDQKKPVDQDNSEPIVQGLPVVRLATEAEWEYAARGIVGTVSIDYLQRHQRTYPWDGSSPRGKNGQFLANFKRGRGNYKGVTGASDHAAPTSYVYAYPPNDLGLYDMVGNVCCWVSDTYRPLSLQDTSDLNPIRRDGRLDPASSYNATDKVSLINDDARVYKGCSWADSAYFLQIGTRRYLNKDAASARIGFRCVVSSLGR
- a CDS encoding ComF family protein codes for the protein MKRFITGLLDLLFPPICVGCNHKLVQGETLICTICFSSFPETNAHTLVDNAITNHFLGKTTITYGFALYKLRKQSHLERVLFAMKYKNQPKIGEMLGWHYGNILHQAPIMETIDGIVAIPLHPKRFKERGYNQSDFFAKGLSAALNLPLHTKCVERIRYTPSQTTKNKIERMANLAGAFKVIQPALLADKHLLLVDDILTTGATLTACTDALLTAGIAKVSVATIAVVEA
- a CDS encoding pitrilysin family protein, coding for MLDRTIPPQFQEIEPIRFPWPKRHMLGNDIPLYVLDMGSQPIIELELIFKSGSCHELHPGAAYFTAAMLLEGTATKTSQDIAHMIDYYGATIGTRVQKDFCIISLSTLVKHLNPLLDLLVELLLTASFPEKSLQLLKNVKTQAIQMADKKNHQVAYKRFCTALFTAAHPYGRHLTVQEIAAIQRSDLQHHYEQLLFTGCAAFVSGQVTPAALQSIQQALEQLTVTKVVQPDQIPSGNLPEKIDIADGQHLQSAIVIGKKLLLKKEADFLPMVVVNTLLGGYFGSRLMRNIREDKGYTYGIHSNMVALLQAGYLSITTEVAQEVTQATIQEIYKEIAILQHELVAEDALQNVKNYLLGHFLTTINDPFSIMQKFQAAYLHGLDQSYYTAFYHQVRDITPLEVRNLAQKYLSLDSFTEVVVR
- the rplM gene encoding 50S ribosomal protein L13 — protein: MDSISYKTKYANKQSVNKQWVVVDASFQPLGRFASQLAYLIRGKHKPDFTPHVDGGDHVIVLNADKIALSGNKSVKKTYTTYSGYPGGLKRATLQEVQAISPRRVIERAVKGMLPKNRLGRRLFHNLHVCQGDIHPYAAQKPTPITLKY
- the rpsI gene encoding 30S ribosomal protein S9, coding for METVNAVGRRKTAVARVYLVQGTGDILINHKPLLDYFPVEEISLIVKQPLEKLDKAGQYNLKINVVGGGLRGQAEAIRLGIARALCKLDLENNRPILKKEGFLTRDARIVERKKYGRKKSRKKFQFTKR
- the rpsB gene encoding 30S ribosomal protein S2, encoding MIKLEFKALLDAGVHFGHLTRKWNPKMAPFIFMKQNGIHIIDLNKTITCMQEAALQLNAMAQAGKKILFVATKKQVKASVEQAAQDLGMPYVTERWLGGTLTNFVNTRKLLKRMLSIEKNMHMAAYKNLAKKERLVIAREQEKLSRILQGLANVTRLPSALFVIDIKEEHIAVEEARKLGIPVFALVDTNTNPDLVDFPIPGNDDAFRSVDIVVRYLATAIKEGVAAYRKEKAETAPKKEEEAAAPSATKVVAKRGIKVVQGVVVKKSAPAKAKVATPVDKGKVAAAAAPLKEQTEKEK
- the tsf gene encoding translation elongation factor Ts, with amino-acid sequence MVITAQEVAALRKRTGAGMMDCKKALIAAEGDFEQAIDLLRKKGQKVFADRAAHDASEGAVFACSSSNHQESFLLVLNCETDFVAKNELFLQLGQAILEVAVVHRPDSLAALEALPLGHGTVQEAIVASTGTTGEKITISTYETLAAEVTVPYIHTGNRLAVLVGLQGAQGEQVIAAGRDVAMQIAAMNPVAVDKDQVDQAIVERESAVIQAQLMEEGCDGAKAEKITQGRLHKFFQENTLLQQPFVKNGKLTVAQYLQTIAPTLTVTAFKRIGVGA
- the mnmA gene encoding tRNA 2-thiouridine(34) synthase MnmA — its product is MSKKGRVLVAMSGGIDSSVAAVMLHEQGYEVVGITMKTWSYAGSGGKKKETGCCSLDAINDARNVAVELGFPHIVVDIREAFGGHVIDHFKSEYLAGRTPNPCVLCNTHIKWDALLARANQLDCDYLATGHYAKVREEGGRYIISKGIDPKKDQSYALWGVSQESLSRTLLPLGGFTKSFIRAFAAERGFTDLVNKSESYEICFIPDNDYRGFLKRQVPGLEEKVKGGAFVLEDGTVVGQHEGYPFYTIGQRKGLHIALGYPVYVTAIDKETNRVVLGTFDQLLREGMYVDRLNLSKYIDLKGKKLDTLTKVRYNDPGTPAVIEQVGEQMHVFFGAGVHAITPGQAAVFYEAEDVIGGGWIVSAFQKKSRVSVQTMVST
- a CDS encoding IS110 family transposase; its protein translation is MQKGKKRESLHIIHPNAAGIDIGSEIHYVCVPEGRCEQRVQKFKCFTEDLHNLAKWLQACEVTTVAMESTGVYWIPLFQILDSYGFSVLLVNAKHVKNVPGRKSDVQDCQWLQQLHSYGLLQGSFRPDDEICVLRSYIRQRESLVKTAAIHINRMQKALSQMNLQLHKVIRDITGVTGIRIIESILSGERNAAKLASLKDCRIKSDEATIAKALTGDYRAEHLFSLRQEHRLYLIYQEAIAECDKAIADYYKQFETKSDSGPPCIKSKATSTKNKPQFGLHEALYRVTGVDFTTIPGLSTLTVQTIVSEVGMNPHKWPTDKHFSSWLGLSPSNRITGEKVISTRTRKVINRAANAFRMAAQAALNSKSALGAYGRRMKTRLGAPKAITATARKIASTFYNMLKFGKGYVDKGIEHYEKKYKERTLKYLITKAKELGYVMVSQTETCT